A genomic stretch from Argiope bruennichi chromosome 2, qqArgBrue1.1, whole genome shotgun sequence includes:
- the LOC129962236 gene encoding uncharacterized protein LOC129962236 — MGKVPQEKSSEENLAITVLSLFVNEAEITNLWKLDSIGINDPVEKKSKNEIDLRTKEHFLETVIINKDGRYEVCLPWSDDKSPLPDNLDLAWKRLDYTISKLIAMNMYEKYENILLNWLDEDIIEEVPTNEMNSYGNYLPHRAVIKLSSSTTPIRPVFDASARLVNYPSLNQCLECGPNLIELIPNILLRFREGQLGVIADIRKAFLQISVPSVIEYHIQKCEVFEKSLKKRLLESFYIDNVVTSVDSKDQLDRFIDNSKTLMAKGGFDLREWDWSGDCETNSKEETQVLGLIWNKKLDTLKINMKWLDDINVEKVTKRSMLSTVHKVFDPFGFTVPVMLCPKIMLQKAWKLGTTWDEEITGELRKEFLQWFQELKHLSDIQIPRCVQASSKDISNCTIHTFVDGSKDAYAAITFLRIENNGRIELFLLAAKSRVAPLRGTTIPRMELLAAVIGARLANSVVEALGWKNVTIYYWSDSTTVLAWILREENWSVFVRNRVQEIRKLSNPTSWRHIPGDKNPADLPSRGCKAKHLVSLRWWEGPQWIKNAFEFQNIMGSSNHDWNEEEIRKEMSKTTYILSNNEACGVSNWYYRYFPNYDRIVRLVAWILRFKNNCKNITEKKHALFDN; from the exons ATGGGTAAGGTACCACAGGAAAAATCTTCGGAAGAAAACCTGGCGATAACAGTGCTgtccttatttgtaaatgaagctgaaatcacaaatttatggaaattagattCAATCGGAATCAATGATCCTGTTGAGAAAAAATCTAAGAACGAGATTGATCTACGGACCAAGGAGCATTTTCTAGAAAcggtaataattaataaagatggtCGATATGAGGTTTGTTTACCATGGTCTGATGATAAGTCACCTTTGCCCGACAACTTGGATTTGGCGTGGAAAAGGCTCGACTACACTATCTCAAAACTTATAGCTATGaatatgtatgagaaatatgaaaatattcttctaaattggtTAGATGAAGACATAATAGAGGAAGTTCCTACCAACGAAATGAACtcttatggtaattatttaccTCACCGTGCAGTGATAAAACTAAGCAGCAGCACTACTCCAATTCGTCCGGTATTTGACGCTTCAGCGAGATTAGTAAATTATCCATCTTTGAATCAGTGCTTGGAATGTGGTCCTAATCTCATTGAGcttattccaaatattcttcTTCGATTCAGAGAGGGACAGCTTGGCGTTATAGCTGACATCAGGAAAGCTTTTCTGCAAATTAGTGTTC CTTCAGTAATTGAGTAccatattcaaaaatgtgaagtatttgaaaaatctttgaagaaaagacTTTTGGAGAGTTTCTACATTGATAATGTCGTTACTAGTGTCGACAGTAAAGACCAATTAGATCGATTCATCGACAATTCTAAAACCTTGATGGCAAAAGGTGGTTTTGATCTTAGAGAATGGGACTGGTCTGGCGACTGTGAAACTAATTCAAAGGAAGAAACTCAGGTATTAGGtcttatttggaataagaaattagacactttgaaaattaacatgaaatggtTGGATGACATTAATgtggaaaaagtaactaaaaggaGTATGTTATCTACAGTACATAAAGTATTTGATCCTTTTGGATTCACTGTACCAGTGATGCTTTGTCcaaaaataatgctacaaaaggCATGGAAATTAGGTACAACTTGGGATGAAGAAATAACTGGTGAGCTTCGTAAAGAATTTCTACAGTGGTTTCAAGAACTTAAACATTTGTCTGACATACAGATTCCTAGGTGTGTTCAAGCATCTTCAAAAGATATAAGTAACTGCACTATTCATACGTTTGTTGATGGAAGCAAAGATGCATATGCTGCTATTACATtccttagaatagaaaataatggtcGAATCGAGCTATTTCTACTTGCAGCGAAATCTCGAGTGGCTCCTTTAAGAGGCACAACTATCCCAAGAATGGAACTTCTTGCGGCGGTGATTGGAGCGAGGCTAGCGAATTCAGTTGTTGAAGCTCTTGGTTGGAAAAATGTTACGATATATTACTGGAGTGATTCTACAACAGTGCTTGCATGGATATTACGAGAAGAAAATTGGTCTGTCTTCGTTAGGAACAGAGTCCAAGAGATAAGGAAGTTGAGTAATCCTACATCATGGAGACACATACCTGGTGATAAGAATCCGGCAGATTTACCTTCCAGAGGCTGCAAGGCAAAACATCTAGTATCCCTAAGATGGTGGGAGGGTCCACAATggataaaaaatgcttttgaatttcaaaacattatgggtTCCTCCAACCATGATTGGAATGAAGAAGAGATTAGAAAGGAAATGTCTAAGACGacttatatattatcaaataatgaagcctGTGGTGTTTCAAACTGGTACTACAGATATTTTCCGAACTATGATAGAATAGTTCGTCTTGTTGCATGGATCCTCCGCTTCAAGaacaattgcaaaaatataactgAGAAGAAGCATG ccTTATTTGACAACTAA